The following coding sequences lie in one Mycobacterium gordonae genomic window:
- a CDS encoding ATP-dependent DNA ligase — translation MDLPVMPPVSPMLAKSVKAIPPDASYEPKWDGFRSICFRDDEEVELGSRNERPLTRYFPELVAAVRSELPPRCVIDGEIVIATTRGTHHGLDFEALQQRIHPADSRVRMLAEQTPASFIAFDLLALGDDDYTGRPFSERRAALVDALGPAGPSIHLTPATTDRAVAQRWFEEFEGAGLDGLIAKPLTVTYQPDKRVMFKIKHERTADCVVAGYRVHKSGSDAVGSVLLGLYQDDGRLASVGVIGAFPMAERRRLFTELQALVTSLDDHPWNWAAHEAGERTPRKNEGSRWNAGKDLSFVPLRPERVVEVRYDHMEGARFRHTAQFNRWRPDRDPRSCTYEQLEQPMMFSLDDIVPGLGKK, via the coding sequence ATGGACTTACCTGTGATGCCGCCGGTTTCACCGATGTTGGCCAAGTCAGTCAAGGCGATCCCGCCGGACGCGTCGTACGAGCCGAAGTGGGATGGGTTCCGGTCTATCTGCTTTCGCGACGACGAGGAGGTGGAGCTGGGCAGCCGCAACGAGCGGCCGTTGACGCGCTACTTTCCCGAGCTGGTCGCCGCGGTCCGGTCCGAATTGCCGCCCCGCTGCGTCATCGACGGCGAGATCGTCATCGCCACAACCCGCGGCACCCATCACGGCCTGGATTTCGAAGCGCTGCAACAACGTATCCACCCGGCCGATTCGCGGGTGCGGATGCTCGCCGAGCAGACTCCGGCCTCGTTCATCGCGTTCGACCTATTGGCGCTGGGCGATGACGACTACACCGGGCGCCCGTTCAGCGAGCGGCGCGCGGCACTCGTCGACGCGCTGGGCCCGGCCGGCCCCTCGATTCACCTCACCCCGGCGACCACGGACCGGGCTGTCGCACAGCGCTGGTTCGAAGAGTTCGAGGGCGCCGGTCTGGACGGCTTGATCGCCAAGCCGCTGACCGTGACCTATCAGCCCGACAAGCGGGTCATGTTCAAGATCAAGCACGAACGGACCGCCGACTGCGTGGTCGCCGGCTACCGGGTGCACAAGTCCGGCAGCGACGCGGTGGGCTCGGTGCTGCTCGGGTTGTACCAGGACGACGGCCGGCTCGCCTCGGTGGGCGTGATCGGCGCCTTCCCGATGGCCGAGCGCCGACGGCTGTTCACCGAACTGCAGGCGCTGGTCACCAGCCTCGACGACCATCCCTGGAACTGGGCGGCGCACGAAGCCGGTGAACGCACTCCCCGCAAGAACGAGGGATCCCGCTGGAACGCGGGTAAGGATCTCTCGTTCGTACCGCTGCGCCCCGAGCGGGTGGTCGAGGTGCGTTACGACCACATGGAGGGTGCGCGGTTTCGCCACACCGCCCAGTTCAACCGGTGGCGTCCCGACCGCGACCCGCGCTCCTGCACCTACGAACAGCTGGAACAACCGATGATGTTCAGCCTGGACGACATTGTGCCCGGGCTTGGCAAGAAGTAG
- a CDS encoding TetR/AcrR family transcriptional regulator produces the protein MRPWQRPDVSPAAIPTDLRARVMPAVLDELARWGVERFSVEAMAERHHLDVATIYHYWGNRQQLIVDAAVRDAEVFRATLDTGSLRGDLLALARAIAGDVNTPIGRTFSRVMVMDSRAGHHDGETRMMFWQHRFSVIRSVMDRARARGEVREGVPTVAAIQIVTAPIYVRSLYMEGPVDDAYCVAIADLAWHALRKQ, from the coding sequence ATGCGGCCGTGGCAGAGACCGGACGTATCCCCGGCCGCCATCCCCACGGATTTGCGCGCGCGGGTGATGCCCGCCGTGCTCGACGAGCTGGCACGTTGGGGGGTCGAGAGATTCAGCGTGGAAGCCATGGCGGAGCGGCACCACCTGGACGTGGCGACCATCTACCACTATTGGGGCAATCGCCAACAACTGATTGTCGATGCCGCCGTCCGCGATGCCGAAGTTTTCCGCGCGACGTTGGACACCGGCTCGTTACGCGGCGACCTCCTCGCCCTCGCCCGCGCCATCGCCGGGGATGTCAACACCCCCATCGGCCGCACCTTCAGTCGGGTGATGGTGATGGACAGCCGTGCCGGTCATCACGACGGTGAGACGCGAATGATGTTCTGGCAGCATCGTTTCAGTGTCATTCGCTCGGTCATGGACCGGGCCAGGGCGCGTGGGGAAGTCCGCGAGGGCGTGCCCACCGTGGCGGCCATCCAGATCGTGACGGCCCCCATTTACGTTCGGAGTCTCTATATGGAGGGCCCCGTCGACGACGCTTACTGCGTGGCGATCGCCGACCTGGCGTGGCATGCGCTGCGCAAGCAATGA
- a CDS encoding DNA polymerase domain-containing protein translates to MAAAAEEIDIDGIAVRVTNRDKVYFPGLGRHGTKGRLIDYYAAVSRGPMLAPLRDRPTHLQRFPDGIDGEEIYQKRVPQHHPEYLETCRVTFPSGRTADALKVTHPAAIVWAAQMGTITLHPWQVRCPDTEHPDELRIDLDPQPGTGFDEARTVAVDVLRPLLDELGLTGYAKTSGGRGVHVFLRIATDWDFVAVRRAGIALAREVERRAPDRVTTSWWKEERGQRIFIDFNQNARDRTMASPYSVRRTPIATVSMPLSWDDLAGADPDDYTMATVPDLVARRDDPWAGMDDDAQSIAVLLDMSDADEEHGLGDMPYPPNYPKMPGEPKRVQPSRDTDRSRKNKEE, encoded by the coding sequence ATGGCTGCTGCAGCAGAAGAAATCGACATCGACGGCATCGCCGTCCGGGTGACCAATCGGGACAAGGTCTACTTTCCCGGTCTCGGCCGTCACGGCACCAAGGGACGGCTGATCGATTACTACGCGGCCGTCTCCCGGGGGCCGATGCTCGCTCCACTGCGCGACCGTCCCACTCATCTGCAGCGTTTTCCCGACGGCATCGACGGCGAGGAGATCTACCAGAAACGGGTGCCCCAGCATCATCCCGAATACCTCGAGACATGTCGGGTGACGTTCCCGTCCGGTCGGACCGCGGACGCGCTGAAGGTCACCCACCCGGCCGCGATCGTATGGGCGGCGCAGATGGGCACGATCACCCTGCACCCCTGGCAGGTGCGGTGCCCGGACACCGAGCACCCCGACGAGCTGCGTATCGACCTGGACCCGCAACCGGGCACCGGGTTCGACGAAGCCCGGACCGTCGCGGTTGACGTGCTGCGGCCGCTGCTCGATGAACTCGGGCTGACGGGTTACGCGAAGACCTCCGGTGGACGCGGAGTGCACGTGTTCCTGCGGATCGCCACGGACTGGGACTTCGTCGCGGTGCGCCGGGCCGGTATCGCGCTGGCCCGCGAGGTCGAACGCCGGGCCCCGGATCGGGTGACCACCTCCTGGTGGAAGGAGGAACGTGGCCAGCGGATCTTCATCGACTTCAACCAGAACGCCCGCGATCGCACCATGGCGTCGCCGTACTCGGTGCGACGAACCCCGATCGCGACCGTTTCGATGCCGCTGTCCTGGGACGACCTGGCCGGCGCCGACCCGGACGACTACACCATGGCCACCGTCCCCGACCTCGTCGCGCGCCGCGACGATCCCTGGGCCGGCATGGACGACGACGCGCAGTCGATCGCGGTGTTGCTGGACATGTCCGACGCAGACGAGGAGCACGGGCTTGGTGACATGCCGTACCCGCCGAACTATCCCAAGATGCCGGGCGAACCCAAGCGGGTGCAGCCGTCGCGGGATACCGATCGCAGTAGGAAAAACAAAGAGGAGTGA